In Micromonospora purpureochromogenes, a single window of DNA contains:
- a CDS encoding ABC transporter permease, with the protein MSETATPESRAELPAQSPPVDPAETAAAGGKSAGPGRLSWWHGDGGEGAKRNLGLIAVLVVLVVIGAATRSDLYSDPDWVWNNTLTILKLASVVGVVTVGMTFVIIGGGIDLSVGAIVALAGVWSTTVATQSYGAGGMIFSALTVGVAVGLVNGLLISYGRLVPFIATLAMMVAARGLAAEISDKQTQVSNNTFINDIASTKLLGIPLLVYILAAVVAAGWVLLNRTTFGRRTVAVGGNPEAARLAGINVRRHTVLLYALSGLCCGIAAIMLTAQANSAQAAMANLYELDAIAAAIIGGTLLSGGRGTIVGSLLGVLIFSTITNLFAINGLSTEAQNMVKGGIIVGAVLVQQVQFRSLTQFLGRNRATTS; encoded by the coding sequence ATGAGCGAGACCGCGACGCCGGAGAGCCGGGCCGAGCTGCCGGCGCAGTCCCCGCCCGTCGATCCGGCCGAGACGGCGGCGGCCGGCGGGAAGTCCGCCGGGCCGGGCCGGCTGTCCTGGTGGCACGGCGACGGCGGCGAGGGCGCGAAGCGCAACCTCGGCCTGATCGCGGTGCTGGTGGTGCTGGTCGTCATCGGCGCCGCCACCCGCTCGGACCTCTACTCCGACCCGGACTGGGTGTGGAACAACACCCTGACCATCCTCAAGCTGGCCTCGGTGGTCGGCGTGGTGACCGTCGGGATGACCTTCGTCATCATCGGCGGGGGCATCGACCTCTCCGTCGGCGCGATCGTCGCGCTGGCCGGGGTCTGGTCCACCACGGTCGCCACCCAGAGCTACGGCGCCGGCGGCATGATCTTCAGCGCGCTCACCGTGGGCGTGGCGGTCGGGCTGGTCAACGGCCTGCTGATCTCGTACGGGCGGCTGGTGCCGTTCATCGCCACGCTGGCCATGATGGTCGCCGCCCGCGGCCTGGCCGCGGAGATCTCCGACAAGCAGACCCAGGTCTCCAACAACACCTTCATCAACGACATCGCCAGCACCAAACTGCTCGGCATCCCGTTGCTGGTCTACATCCTGGCCGCCGTGGTCGCGGCGGGCTGGGTGCTGCTCAACCGCACCACCTTCGGCCGGCGCACGGTCGCCGTCGGCGGCAACCCGGAGGCGGCCCGACTGGCCGGCATCAACGTCCGCCGGCACACCGTGCTGCTCTACGCGCTCTCCGGCCTCTGCTGCGGCATCGCCGCGATCATGCTGACCGCGCAGGCCAACTCCGCCCAGGCCGCCATGGCCAACCTGTACGAGCTGGACGCGATCGCCGCCGCCATCATCGGCGGGACGCTGCTCAGCGGTGGCCGGGGCACCATCGTCGGCTCCCTGCTCGGGGTGCTGATCTTTTCCACCATCACCAACCTCTTCGCCATCAACGGCCTCTCCACCGAGGCCCAGAACATGGTCAAGGGCGGCATCATCGTCGGCGCCGTCCTGGTCCAGCAGGTGCAGTTCCGCAGTCTGACGCAGTTCCTCGGCCGCAACCGGGCCACCACCTCCTGA
- a CDS encoding Gfo/Idh/MocA family protein, whose protein sequence is MVGYEFMGAAHSQAWRTVNRVFELPARVRMARICGRDAGKVAAAADRLGWDAYSTDWRELVASDDIDVVDICTPGDSHAEIALAALAAGKHVICEKPLANTVAEAREMTAAAATARAAGVRSMCGFNYRRVPAVALMRQLVAEGRLGVLRHVRAAYLQDWIVDPQFPLVWRLQKDRAGSGALGDIGAHIIDLTQYVTGQRITGVSAVTETFVKERPLPGGSSGLAAQADGNGRATGAVTVDDAAVFVARLDDGALATYEASRFATGRKNALRVEINGSLGTVAFDLERLNELEFYDATRPTAEQGFTRILVTEAEHPYLSAWWPPGHIIGYEHSFTHQMRDFVEAVATGVDPTPSFADALQVQLVLDAVTRSAELGSRWTEVEPALAALAV, encoded by the coding sequence ATGGTCGGCTACGAGTTCATGGGCGCCGCGCACTCGCAGGCGTGGCGCACCGTGAACCGGGTGTTCGAGCTGCCGGCGCGGGTCCGGATGGCGAGGATCTGCGGCCGGGACGCGGGGAAGGTCGCCGCCGCGGCCGACCGGCTCGGCTGGGACGCGTACAGCACCGACTGGCGTGAGCTGGTCGCCTCGGACGACATCGACGTGGTCGACATCTGCACGCCCGGGGACAGCCACGCCGAGATCGCGCTCGCCGCGCTCGCCGCCGGCAAGCACGTCATCTGCGAGAAGCCGCTGGCCAACACGGTGGCCGAGGCCCGGGAGATGACCGCCGCGGCGGCCACCGCCCGGGCCGCGGGGGTACGGTCGATGTGCGGGTTCAACTACCGCCGGGTGCCCGCGGTCGCCCTGATGCGGCAGCTCGTCGCCGAGGGCCGGCTCGGGGTGCTGCGGCACGTCCGGGCGGCGTACCTGCAGGACTGGATCGTCGACCCGCAGTTCCCGCTGGTGTGGCGGTTGCAGAAGGACAGGGCGGGCTCCGGCGCGCTCGGTGACATCGGCGCGCACATCATCGACCTGACCCAGTACGTCACGGGCCAGCGGATCACCGGGGTCAGCGCGGTGACCGAGACGTTCGTCAAGGAACGGCCGTTGCCGGGCGGGTCGAGCGGCCTGGCCGCGCAGGCCGACGGCAACGGCCGGGCCACCGGCGCGGTCACCGTCGACGACGCGGCGGTCTTCGTCGCCCGGCTGGACGACGGGGCGCTGGCCACGTACGAGGCGAGCCGGTTCGCCACCGGTCGCAAGAACGCCCTCCGGGTGGAGATCAACGGGTCGCTCGGGACCGTCGCCTTCGACCTGGAACGCCTCAACGAGCTGGAGTTCTACGACGCCACCCGGCCCACGGCCGAGCAGGGCTTCACCCGCATCCTGGTGACCGAGGCGGAGCATCCGTACCTGTCGGCCTGGTGGCCGCCGGGGCACATCATCGGCTACGAGCACTCCTTCACCCACCAGATGCGCGACTTCGTCGAGGCGGTCGCGACCGGCGTCGACCCGACGCCCTCCTTCGCCGACGCGTTGCAGGTCCAGCTGGTGCTGGACGCGGTGACCCGGTCGGCGGAGCTGGGCTCCCGGTGGACGGAGGTGGAGCCCGCGCTCGCCGCGCTCGCCGTCTGA
- a CDS encoding sugar ABC transporter ATP-binding protein, which yields MVLRLTDVVKTFPGVRALDGVQLEVRAGEVHCLLGQNGAGKSTLIKVLAGVHRPDSGHVEWRGQPAAFADPQAAMRAGIATIYQELDLVEDLSVAENAFLGHEPRRLGFVRRGQMARRTREILGRLGHGEIPPGRMVRALPAAGKQVVSMARALSHEARLIIMDEPSAVLAHDEVGNLFRIIRELTAQGIAVIYISHRLEEIREIGDRVTVLKDGRTTAANLPARETPTRDLVAKMTGRTIEYVFPDRPVATKAGAELLRVDGLGRAGEFADVSLTVRAGEIVGIAGLVGSGRSELLETIFGARRADTGTVRVDGRALRPGSVGAAVRAGLGMAPEERKSQALLLGEPIHRNVTLATFSRYARLGFTDAGRERDEAERIADSLQLRPRDVRRPVRTLSGGNQQKVVVGRWLLGDTRLLLLDEPTRGVDVGARAELYRVIRDLAAQGVGVLLVSSEVPEVLGLADRVLVMREGRMVREALAGELDENTVLDLVMAGSLMEGAPA from the coding sequence GTGGTCCTGCGCCTCACCGACGTGGTGAAGACCTTCCCCGGCGTACGGGCGCTGGACGGGGTGCAGCTGGAGGTGCGGGCCGGCGAGGTGCACTGCCTGCTGGGGCAGAACGGCGCCGGCAAGTCCACCCTGATCAAGGTGCTCGCCGGGGTGCACCGGCCGGACTCGGGACATGTCGAGTGGCGCGGCCAGCCCGCCGCCTTCGCCGACCCGCAGGCCGCCATGCGCGCCGGGATCGCCACCATCTACCAGGAACTCGACCTGGTCGAGGACCTCTCGGTGGCGGAGAACGCCTTCCTCGGCCACGAGCCGCGCCGGCTCGGCTTCGTCCGGCGCGGGCAGATGGCCCGCCGGACCCGGGAGATCCTGGGCCGGCTCGGCCACGGCGAGATCCCGCCGGGCCGGATGGTCCGCGCCCTGCCGGCCGCCGGCAAGCAGGTGGTCAGCATGGCCCGGGCGCTCTCCCACGAGGCGCGGCTGATCATCATGGACGAGCCGAGCGCGGTGCTGGCCCACGACGAGGTGGGCAACCTGTTCCGGATCATCCGGGAACTCACCGCGCAGGGCATCGCGGTCATCTACATCTCGCACCGGTTGGAGGAGATCCGCGAGATCGGCGACCGGGTCACCGTACTCAAGGACGGCCGGACCACGGCGGCGAACCTGCCCGCCCGCGAGACTCCGACCCGCGACCTGGTCGCGAAGATGACCGGCCGCACCATCGAGTACGTCTTCCCGGACCGTCCGGTCGCGACGAAGGCCGGCGCGGAGCTGCTGCGGGTCGACGGGCTCGGCCGGGCCGGGGAGTTCGCCGACGTCTCCCTCACCGTGCGGGCCGGCGAGATCGTCGGCATCGCCGGCCTGGTCGGCTCCGGCCGGTCCGAGCTGCTGGAGACCATCTTCGGCGCCCGCCGCGCCGACACCGGCACGGTCCGGGTGGACGGTCGGGCGCTGCGCCCGGGCAGCGTCGGCGCGGCCGTGCGGGCCGGCCTGGGAATGGCGCCCGAGGAGCGCAAGAGCCAGGCGCTGCTGCTCGGCGAGCCGATCCACCGCAACGTCACCCTCGCCACCTTCAGCCGGTACGCCCGACTCGGGTTCACCGACGCCGGCCGCGAGCGCGACGAGGCGGAACGGATCGCGGACAGCCTCCAGCTGCGGCCCCGGGACGTGCGCCGCCCGGTGCGCACGCTCTCCGGCGGCAACCAGCAGAAGGTGGTGGTCGGGCGCTGGCTGCTCGGCGACACCCGGCTGCTGCTGCTGGACGAACCCACCCGCGGGGTGGACGTGGGCGCCCGGGCCGAGCTCTACCGGGTGATCCGCGACCTGGCCGCGCAGGGCGTCGGGGTGCTGCTGGTCTCCAGCGAGGTGCCCGAGGTGCTCGGCCTGGCCGACCGGGTGCTGGTCATGCGCGAGGGCCGGATGGTGCGCGAGGCGCTGGCCGGCGAACTGGACGAGAACACCGTGCTCGACCTCGTCATGGCGGGGTCTCTGATGGAAGGCGCGCCAGCGTGA
- a CDS encoding ROK family protein — translation MRTVEPLHLRLLRLLRDAGPASRAELGDRLQMPRPRLLAELERLVGLGLVAEAGLAASRGGRRSTLVELDPRLRFAAVDLGASSIDVEVVNGRLEPVAAYAEPADIRSGPKVILHRVNELLHKARADGAYEKLDGVGVGVPGPVSFRDGVPVSPPIMPGWDRFPVRELLTREHGCPAVVDNDVNIMAIGERHGGVAHSIDDFLFVKIGTGIGCGIYLSGEVYRGTDGCAGDIGHIQVDAHGAVCSCGNVGCLEAVFSGAALAREAVVAARAGTSPALAERLAARGVVTARDVAEGAVEGDVTCIQLIRDGGRRVGQVLAGLVSFTNPSMIVIGGGLAQLGHILLAEIRSVVYRRSLPLATGNLPVVLSELGPRAGVAGAAVLASDVAFGEAS, via the coding sequence GTGCGGACGGTAGAACCCCTGCACCTACGGCTGTTGCGGCTGCTCCGCGACGCGGGGCCGGCCTCCCGGGCCGAGCTGGGCGACCGCCTCCAGATGCCCCGGCCCCGGCTGCTGGCCGAGCTGGAGCGGCTGGTCGGGCTCGGGCTGGTGGCCGAGGCGGGACTGGCCGCCTCCCGGGGCGGGCGCCGCTCGACCCTGGTCGAGCTGGACCCCCGGTTGCGCTTCGCCGCCGTCGACCTCGGCGCCAGCTCGATCGACGTCGAGGTGGTCAACGGCCGGCTGGAGCCGGTTGCCGCGTACGCCGAGCCGGCCGACATCCGCTCCGGCCCGAAGGTGATCCTGCACCGGGTCAATGAGCTGCTGCACAAGGCCCGGGCGGACGGCGCGTACGAGAAGCTGGACGGCGTCGGCGTGGGCGTTCCCGGGCCGGTGAGCTTCCGCGACGGGGTGCCCGTCTCGCCGCCCATCATGCCCGGCTGGGACCGGTTCCCCGTGCGTGAGCTGCTCACCCGCGAACACGGCTGTCCGGCGGTGGTGGACAACGACGTGAACATCATGGCGATCGGGGAACGCCACGGCGGGGTCGCCCACTCGATCGACGACTTCCTGTTCGTCAAGATCGGCACCGGCATAGGGTGCGGGATCTACCTCAGCGGCGAGGTCTACCGGGGCACCGACGGCTGTGCCGGCGACATCGGCCACATCCAGGTCGACGCGCACGGCGCGGTCTGCTCCTGCGGCAACGTCGGCTGCCTGGAGGCGGTCTTCAGCGGGGCCGCCCTAGCCCGCGAGGCGGTCGTCGCCGCCCGGGCCGGCACCTCCCCGGCGCTCGCCGAACGGCTCGCCGCCCGGGGCGTGGTCACCGCCCGGGACGTCGCCGAAGGTGCGGTCGAGGGCGACGTCACCTGCATCCAGCTCATCCGCGACGGCGGCCGACGGGTCGGCCAGGTGCTGGCCGGCCTGGTCAGCTTCACCAATCCCTCGATGATCGTGATCGGCGGCGGACTGGCCCAGCTCGGCCACATCCTGCTCGCCGAGATCCGCAGCGTCGTCTACCGCCGGTCGCTGCCGCTGGCCACCGGCAACCTGCCGGTCGTCCTGTCCGAGCTGGGCCCCCGCGCCGGCGTCGCCGGCGCCGCGGTGCTGGCGAGCGACGTCGCCTTCGGGGAGGCATCGTGA
- a CDS encoding substrate-binding domain-containing protein, which translates to MTQHSRDLSRRRLLFGGAAVGAGVLLAGCTSNESEPTAAQTKAAAAGGNADPGKKVVVGFSAPAADHGWIAAITNNAKAQAQAYSDVEFKSVEAGADAAAQRAALSTLISQKPDVIVLLPHDGKELNAFGLEAMKAGIPVVNLDRAFPDARAYRLQIKGDNYGMGVAAATYIVEQLKAKGVSNPVIGEIPGIDSLELTQERSKGFADTLAANGLRVANRRPAEFTADSGQQAATGLFQALPKLDALWNHDDDQGIGVLAAVNQANRKEFFMVGGAGSKKAMEDIQADNTVLKATVTYSPSMASSAISLARLIGQGKGMSDLVELQVPKEIVLASETITKENASNYLKLGF; encoded by the coding sequence ATGACCCAGCACAGTCGTGACCTGTCCCGCCGCCGGTTGCTGTTCGGCGGGGCCGCCGTCGGCGCCGGCGTGCTCCTGGCCGGTTGCACCAGCAACGAGTCCGAGCCCACCGCCGCGCAGACCAAGGCCGCCGCGGCCGGCGGCAACGCCGACCCGGGCAAGAAGGTGGTCGTCGGCTTCTCCGCCCCGGCCGCCGACCACGGCTGGATCGCCGCCATCACCAACAACGCCAAGGCGCAGGCCCAGGCGTACTCGGACGTCGAGTTCAAGTCCGTCGAGGCCGGCGCGGACGCGGCGGCGCAGCGGGCGGCGCTGTCCACCCTGATCTCGCAGAAGCCCGACGTCATCGTGCTGCTGCCGCACGACGGCAAGGAACTCAACGCCTTCGGCCTGGAGGCGATGAAGGCCGGCATCCCGGTGGTCAACCTGGACCGGGCCTTCCCCGACGCGCGCGCCTACCGGCTGCAGATCAAGGGCGACAACTACGGCATGGGGGTGGCCGCGGCCACCTACATCGTCGAGCAGCTCAAGGCCAAGGGCGTGAGCAACCCGGTCATCGGCGAGATCCCCGGCATCGACTCGCTGGAGCTGACCCAGGAGCGCTCGAAGGGCTTCGCCGACACGCTCGCCGCGAACGGGCTGAGGGTGGCCAACCGGCGTCCGGCGGAGTTCACCGCCGACTCCGGTCAGCAGGCCGCCACCGGCCTGTTCCAGGCGCTGCCGAAGCTCGACGCGCTCTGGAACCACGACGACGACCAGGGCATCGGCGTTCTCGCGGCGGTCAACCAGGCCAACCGCAAGGAGTTCTTCATGGTCGGCGGCGCCGGCTCGAAGAAGGCGATGGAGGACATCCAGGCCGACAACACGGTGCTCAAGGCCACCGTCACCTACAGCCCCTCGATGGCCTCCTCGGCCATCTCCCTGGCCCGCCTGATCGGCCAGGGCAAGGGCATGTCCGACCTGGTGGAACTCCAGGTGCCCAAGGAGATCGTGCTCGCCTCCGAGACGATCACCAAGGAGAACGCGAGCAACTACCTCAAGCTCGGGTTCTGA